One genomic segment of Arachis duranensis cultivar V14167 chromosome 4, aradu.V14167.gnm2.J7QH, whole genome shotgun sequence includes these proteins:
- the LOC107482963 gene encoding uncharacterized protein LOC107482963 isoform X1 encodes MGEESGLNVIDMEEAQRAALFRDWENFNKFFANNNQALLKPMDMGLNTAFHVAMALESTRDAELLKELLEMVGEEERWQALRKANGDGDTLLHVAAASCKELNAVELVLDYEKKVQAPLEDEETEGDWKEKKISLVELRNDYEETPIFTASKEGNLKMLQHVAKCVGAADLRKHFYRGADKTSILHIAIIGQHFDVAVWLLEVDGSLANETDDSKFTSLQLLAKMPFVFPSHSQFSTLKSLIYYLLPEYEYQDFDHESIRVLRQGTESSNGIGNGNAHTSVFTRINRAIWKFFAEEWMVIHDIWQTKKQHKLVMHLTKSLVPKDYSWRETNIHVTSQRQRTVAVFPIFEVSVRQRLIQKKRDSRQDEKGGTQKVDATSYSPTPLLLAASTGIVEIIEEIIEVHPDAINHVGVCASSYSHDTTT; translated from the exons ATGGGTGAGGAATCAGGGTTGAATGTAATTGACATGGAAGAAGCTCAACGAGCAGCTTTATTCAGAGACTGGGAGAATTTCAATAAATTCTTCGCAAATAACAACCAGGCCTTGCTTAAGCCCATGGATATGGGCTTAAACACGGCCTTTCACGTTGCCATGGCCTTAGAGTCCACCCGCGACGCAGAACTACTGAAGGAGTTGCTGGAAATGGTTGGCGAGGAAGAGAGGTGGCAGGCGCTGAGAAAGGCGAATGGCGATGGGGACACGCTTCTCCACGTGGCGGCCGCAAGTTGCAAGGAGCTTAACGCAGTGGAGTTGGTGCTCGACTACGAGAAGAAGGTGCAGGCGCCGCTGGAGGATGAAGAAACAGAGGGGGATTggaaagagaagaagatatCGTTGGTGGAACTGAGAAACGACTATGAGGAAACCCCGATTTTCACGGCCTCTAAGGAAGGGAATCTCAAGATGCTCCAGCACGTTGCTAAATGTGTAGGCGCTGCTGACTTACGAAAGCATTTCTACAGAGGTGCTGACAAAACTTCCATTCTTCATATTGCTATAATTGGACAACACTTTG ATGTTGCGGTTTGGTTGCTGGAAGTGGATGGTAGTTTGGCTAATGAAACGGACGATAGCAAATTTACGAGTCTTCAACTGTTAGCCAAGATGCCTTTTGTGTTCCCAAGCCATTCCCAATTCAGCACTCTCAAATCTCtcatatattatt TGCTTCCGGAGTATGAGTACCAAGATTTTGATCATGAAAGCATACGGGTTCTCAGGCAAGGGACAGAATCATCAAATGGAATTGGAAATGGGAATGCACACACCTCAG TGTTTACAAGAATCAACCGTGCTATTTGGAAGTTTTTTGCTGAAG AATGGATGGTGATACATGACATTTGGCAGACAAAGAAGCAGCACAAGTTAGTTATGCATCTAACCAAGTCATTAGTGCCAAAAGACTACTCATGGCGAGAAACTAACATTCATGTTACTAGTCAACGGCAACGAACGGTGGCTGTTTTTCCAATTTTTGAAGTCTCCGTTCGTCAAAGATTGATCCAAAAAAAGAGGGACAGCAGACAGGATGAGAAGGGTGGGACGCAAAAGGTAGATGCCACCAGTTATAGCCCTACGCCATTGCTCTTAGCAGCTAGCACCGGAATTGTGGAAATCATTGAGGAAATAATCGAAGTACACCCAGATGCCATAAACCATGTTGGTGTATGTGCTTCAAGTTACAGTCATGACACGACAACTTGA
- the LOC127746587 gene encoding uncharacterized protein LOC127746587 — protein MSVKDYSICRGVEYRVLESDHLKYHEKCKEFGKGCSWLIRISLRARKGTWEVRRYNGPHTCLATSISSDHRQVDYHIICARIYPLVRVDSAVTVKVLQQATEANYGFRPSYMKVWMEKKKALAQIYGDWKESYTELSRWMLGVQSTMAGTVTVLKTSPVRLTDQVDESTVYFHCLFWTFPPCIEAFRHCKPVVSIDGTHLYGKYGGTLLLAIAQDGNSNILPIAFAFVEGENAESWSFFLSNLRSHVTLHGDILVISDRHNGIKAALEAPRMVGYLHVLFERFVFVMWPRILALASKVKMQGGC, from the coding sequence ATGAGTGTGAAGGACTATAGCATCTGTCGAGGTGTTGAGTACAGAGTCTTAGAATCGGATCATCTAAAGTATCATGAAAAATGCAAGGAGTTCGGCAAGGGTTGTAGTTGGTTGATTCGCATATCGCTTCGTGCACGAAAGGGCACTTGGGAGGTTAGGCGGTACAACGGTCCACACACTTGCTTGGCCACCTCTATTTCCAGTGATCACCGGCAGGTTGATTACCACATTATCTGCGCAAGAATTTATCCGTTGGTTAGGGTAGATTCTGCAGTTACGGTAAAGGTCTTGCAACAAGCAACAGAAGCCAATTACGGGTTCAGGCCTAGTTACATGAAGGTTTGGATGGAAAAAAAGAAGGCATTAGCACAAATATACGGAGATTGGAAAGAGTCGTATACCGAGTTATCACGTTGGATGCTAGGGGTACAGTCGACCATGGCCGGGACAGTTACTGTGTTGAAGACCTCTCCTGTTCGACTTACGGATCAGGTGGATGAGTCCACGGTGTACTTTCATTGTCTTTTCTGGACATTTCCACCGTGCATCGAAGCCTTCCGGCATTGTAAGCCCGTGGTGAGTATTGACGGTACCCACTTGTATGGCAAGTATGGAGGCACGTTACTGTTGGCAATAGCGCAGGATGGGAACTCGAACATCCTCCCGATAGCCTTTGCCTTTGTGGAGGGAGAGAATGCGGAGTCATGGTCATTCTTCTTGTCCAACCTACGATCACATGTGACGCTGCATGGGGATATTCTTGTTATCTCTGACAGGCATAATGGCATCAAGGCTGCCCTTGAGGCCCCGAGAATGGTTGGCTACCTCCACGTGCTTTTCGAGCGTTTTGTATTCGTCATGTGGCCGCGAATTTTAGCCTTAGCTTCAAAGGTAAagatgcaaggaggatgctag
- the LOC107482843 gene encoding ankyrin repeat-containing protein ITN1-like gives MMKKLAGRIGREGRTLLHYVAPMKYKRKHEAGVVYELQEELRWFERVRNITPSYLHIHCNDEKNQTGKELFETEHDAMLKSAQEWLKQTSQSCSAVAVLVATVVFAAIYQVPGGTDNNGVPKLIGSSVFWFFTIMDVLALGSSLSSVVMFLSILSSPFDMWQFRSSLPRRLSIGFTMLFFALITTMMSFTATILLTISRSLNSKRWSANLLYSVAFIPVTIFALMQFPLYMTFKRAATQVWSMFKRLVPRRVIKSTRRSGKRRFRRSVVKKFQHS, from the exons ATGATGAAGAAATTGGCGGGTCGAATCGGTAGAGAGGGTCGCACCTTGTTGCATTACGTTGCACCGATGAAGTATAAGAGAAAGCACGAGGCCGGCGTTGTATATGAACTACAAGAAGAGCTCCGTTGGTTCGAG CGTGTGAGGAACATAACCCCTTCGTACCTTCACATACATTGCAATGATGAGAAGAACCAGACGGGAAAAGAACTATTTGAAACGGAGCATGATGCTATGCTAAAGAGCGCACAAGAATGGCTGAAGCAGACATCTCAATCATGCTCAGCAGTGGCTGTGTTAGTGGCCACCGTTGTGTTTGCAGCAATTTACCAAGTTCCAGGAGGAACTGATAACAATGGCGTCCCCAAACTGATAGGATCTTCCGTTTTCTGGTTCTTCACGATCATGGATGTTTTGGCACTTGGGAGTTCTCTGTCTTCAGTTGTGATGTTCCTCTCCATACTCTCATCTCCATTTGACATGTGGCAGTTCCGTAGCTCACTCCCTCGAAGGCTCTCGATAGGCTTCACCATGCTGTTCTTCGCGTTGATTACGACCATGATGTCCTTCACCGCAACCATTTTGCTCACCATAAGTAGGAGCCTGAATTCAAAAAGATGGAGCGCCAATTTGTTGTATAGCGTTGCGTTTATACCTGTCACCATATTTGCATTGATGCAGTTCCCACTCTACATGACTTTCAAGAGAGCCGCCACACAAGTTTGGAGCATGTTTAAGAGGTTGGTTCCAAGACGTGTGATCAAGTCAACTAGAAGGTCCGGGAAAAGAAGGTTTCGTCGCTCTGTTGTCAAGAAATTTCAACACTCCTAG
- the LOC107482962 gene encoding light-induced protein, chloroplastic gives MASSSSLSQLRCRNLSCSIAPIPSSFRLVPTPSILHLGVFTKPVGKPIVGVSSDAPRAVFCVRAVTNEEEGGYSGVAVVEETEAGRLKKALVDSFYGTDRGLKASSDTRAEIVELITQLEAKNPTPAPTDALTLLNGKWILAYTSFAGLFPLLSSGTLPLVKVEEISQTIDSESFTAQNSVRFAGPLATTSISTNAKFEVRSPKRVQIKFEEGVIGTPQLTDSLVIPENVEFLGQKIDLTPFKGILTSVQDTASSVARTISSQPPLKFPISYSNAQSWLLTTYLDDELRISRGDGGSVFVLIKEGSSLLS, from the exons atggcttcttcttcctcacttTCTCAGCTTCGATGCAGAAACCTCTCCTGCTCCATCGCCCCTATCCCCTCCTCCTTCCGCCTCGTTCCCACTCCTTCCATTCTCCATCTCGGAGTATTCACCAAGCCCGTCGGAAAGCCCATCGTCGGGGTCTCTTCGGATGCCCCGAGGGCGGTGTTCTGCGTGAGAGCCGTTACGAACGAGGAGGAGGGCGGTTATTCGGGAGTGGCGGTTGTGGAGGAGACGGAGGCTGGGCGGCTGAAGAAGGCGCTGGTGGATTCGTTTTACGGGACTGATCGTGGATTGAAGGCTTCCAGCGACACGAGAGCTGAGATTGTTGAGCTTATCACTCAGCTCGAGGCAAAGAATCCTACCCCTGCTCCCACCGATGCGTTGACTCTCCTCAACGGAAAATGGATCCTCGC GTATACCTCCTTTGCAGGGTTGTTCCCGTTGTTGTCAAGCGGAACACTTCCATTGGTGAAGGTAGAGGAAATATCTCAGACCATTGATTCCGAGAGTTTCACCGCCCAAAACTCCGTTCGCTTTGCCGGTCCCTTGGCCACCACCTCCATCAGCACAAATGCAAAATTTGAAGTCCGCAGCCCAAAACGTGTTCAG ATCAAGTTTGAGGAAGGGGTCATTGGCACTCCACAGTTGACAGACTCATTGGTTATACCAGAAAATGTGGAATTCTTGGGGCAGAAGATTGATCTCACACCCTTCAAGGGCATACTCACCTCTGTCCAAGACACAGCATCTTCTGTCGCAAGAACTATCTCCAGCCAGCCTCCGTTGAAGTTCCCGATCTCCTACAGCAACGCTCAGTCGTGGTTGCTCACCACCTACCTGGACGATGAACTTCGCATCTCCAGGGGTGACGGTGGTAGTGTCTTTGTTCTTATCAAGGAAGGAAGCTCTCTCTTGAGCTGA
- the LOC107482963 gene encoding uncharacterized protein LOC107482963 isoform X2, with the protein MGEESGLNVIDMEEAQRAALFRDWENFNKFFANNNQALLKPMDMGLNTAFHVAMALESTRDAELLKELLEMVGEEERWQALRKANGDGDTLLHVAAASCKELNAVELVLDYEKKVQAPLEDEETEGDWKEKKISLVELRNDYEETPIFTASKEGNLKMLQHVAKCVGAADLRKHFYRGADKTSILHIAIIGQHFDVAVWLLEVDGSLANETDDSKFTSLQLLAKMPFVFPSHSQFSTLKSLIYYLLPEYEYQDFDHESIRVLRQGTESSNGIGNGNAHTSVFTRINRAIWKFFAEDKEAAQVSYASNQVISAKRLLMARN; encoded by the exons ATGGGTGAGGAATCAGGGTTGAATGTAATTGACATGGAAGAAGCTCAACGAGCAGCTTTATTCAGAGACTGGGAGAATTTCAATAAATTCTTCGCAAATAACAACCAGGCCTTGCTTAAGCCCATGGATATGGGCTTAAACACGGCCTTTCACGTTGCCATGGCCTTAGAGTCCACCCGCGACGCAGAACTACTGAAGGAGTTGCTGGAAATGGTTGGCGAGGAAGAGAGGTGGCAGGCGCTGAGAAAGGCGAATGGCGATGGGGACACGCTTCTCCACGTGGCGGCCGCAAGTTGCAAGGAGCTTAACGCAGTGGAGTTGGTGCTCGACTACGAGAAGAAGGTGCAGGCGCCGCTGGAGGATGAAGAAACAGAGGGGGATTggaaagagaagaagatatCGTTGGTGGAACTGAGAAACGACTATGAGGAAACCCCGATTTTCACGGCCTCTAAGGAAGGGAATCTCAAGATGCTCCAGCACGTTGCTAAATGTGTAGGCGCTGCTGACTTACGAAAGCATTTCTACAGAGGTGCTGACAAAACTTCCATTCTTCATATTGCTATAATTGGACAACACTTTG ATGTTGCGGTTTGGTTGCTGGAAGTGGATGGTAGTTTGGCTAATGAAACGGACGATAGCAAATTTACGAGTCTTCAACTGTTAGCCAAGATGCCTTTTGTGTTCCCAAGCCATTCCCAATTCAGCACTCTCAAATCTCtcatatattatt TGCTTCCGGAGTATGAGTACCAAGATTTTGATCATGAAAGCATACGGGTTCTCAGGCAAGGGACAGAATCATCAAATGGAATTGGAAATGGGAATGCACACACCTCAG TGTTTACAAGAATCAACCGTGCTATTTGGAAGTTTTTTGCTGAAG ACAAAGAAGCAGCACAAGTTAGTTATGCATCTAACCAAGTCATTAGTGCCAAAAGACTACTCATGGCGAGAAACTAA